From a single Prionailurus bengalensis isolate Pbe53 chromosome A1, Fcat_Pben_1.1_paternal_pri, whole genome shotgun sequence genomic region:
- the F2R gene encoding proteinase-activated receptor 1 isoform X1 — MGPRRLLLVAAGLSLCGPLLSARTRGGNSESKAPNVTLDLRSFFFKNTNDRFEPFPLEDNETKNGSGFPEDRLSSINRSHRLQIPPSLPISKDTSGYLTSAWLTLFIPSVYTGVFVVSLPLNVMAILVFILKMKIKKPAVVYMLHLATADVLFVSVLPFKISYYFSGTDWKFGSEMCRFVTAAFYCNMYASIMLMTVISIDRFLAVVYPIQSLSWRTLGRASFTCLAIWAMAIAGVVPLLLKEQTTQMPGLNITTCHDVLNKTLLEDYYAFYFSAFSAVFFFVPLIISTICYVSIIRCLSSSAVANRSKKSRALFLSLAVFCIFIICFGPTNVLLIVHYSFLSQDSMAEATYFAYLLCVCVSSISCCIDPLIYYYASSECQRYLYSILCCKESSDPSSYNSSGQLMASKVDTCSSNLSNSIYKKLLT, encoded by the coding sequence agtcaaaAGCACCCAATGTTACCTTGGACCTCCggtcattttttttcaagaacacCAACGACAGATTTGAACCATTCCCACTGGAAGACAACGAGACGAAAAACGGAAGTGGGTTCCCTGAAGACAGATTAAGCTCCATCAACAGAAGCCATCGTCTTCAAATACcgccctctctgcccatctcgAAAGATACCTCAGGATATCTGACCAGTGCCTGGCTGACGCTTTTTATCCCCTCCGTCTACACTGGTGTGTTCGTCGTAAGCCTTCCTCTGAATGTCATGGCCATCCTCGTGTTCATCCTGAAGATGAAGATCAAGAAGCCTGCTGTGGTGTACATGTTACATCTGGCCACAGCAGACGTGCTGTTTGTGTCAGTACTCCCGTTCAAGATCAGCTACTACTTCTCCGGCACTGATTGGAAATTTGGGTCCGAGATGTGTCGCTTCGTCACTGCAGCATTTTACTGTAACATGTACGCCTCCATCATGCTCATGACAGTCATTAGCATTGACCGGTTTTTGGCTGTGGTGTACCCCATCCAGTCCCTCTCCTGGCGCACTCTGGGAAGGGCCTCCTTCACTTGTTTGGCCATTTGGGCTATGGCCATCGCCGGGGTGGTGCCTCTCCTCCTCAAGGAGCAAACCACCCAGATGCCGGGGCTCAACATAACCACCTGCCATGACGTGCTCAATAAAACCCTTCTTGAAGACTATTATGCCTTTTACTTCTCAGCCTTTTCTGCTGTCTTCTTCTTTGTACCGCTAATCATTTCCACAATCTGTTACGTGTCTATCATTCGATGTCTTAGCTCCTCCGCCGTTGCCAACCGGAGCAAGAAGTCCCGGGCTTTGTTCTTGTCGCTTGCTGTTTTCTGCATCTTCATCATTTGCTTTGGACCCACAAATGTCCTCCTGATTGTGCATTACTCATTCCTTTCTCAAGATTCCATGGCAGAAGCCACCTACTTTGCCTAcctcctgtgtgtctgtgttagCAGCATAAGCTGTTGCATTGATCCCTTGATTTACTATTATGCTTCCTCTGAGTGCCAGAGGTACCTCTACAGTATCCTATGCTGCAAAGAAAGTTCTGATCCCAGCAGCTATAACAGCAGTGGTCAGTTGATGGCAAGTAAAGTGGATACTTGCTCTAGTAACCTCAGTAATAGCATATACAAAAAGCTCTTAACTTAG
- the F2R gene encoding proteinase-activated receptor 1 isoform X2 gives MAILVFILKMKIKKPAVVYMLHLATADVLFVSVLPFKISYYFSGTDWKFGSEMCRFVTAAFYCNMYASIMLMTVISIDRFLAVVYPIQSLSWRTLGRASFTCLAIWAMAIAGVVPLLLKEQTTQMPGLNITTCHDVLNKTLLEDYYAFYFSAFSAVFFFVPLIISTICYVSIIRCLSSSAVANRSKKSRALFLSLAVFCIFIICFGPTNVLLIVHYSFLSQDSMAEATYFAYLLCVCVSSISCCIDPLIYYYASSECQRYLYSILCCKESSDPSSYNSSGQLMASKVDTCSSNLSNSIYKKLLT, from the coding sequence ATGGCCATCCTCGTGTTCATCCTGAAGATGAAGATCAAGAAGCCTGCTGTGGTGTACATGTTACATCTGGCCACAGCAGACGTGCTGTTTGTGTCAGTACTCCCGTTCAAGATCAGCTACTACTTCTCCGGCACTGATTGGAAATTTGGGTCCGAGATGTGTCGCTTCGTCACTGCAGCATTTTACTGTAACATGTACGCCTCCATCATGCTCATGACAGTCATTAGCATTGACCGGTTTTTGGCTGTGGTGTACCCCATCCAGTCCCTCTCCTGGCGCACTCTGGGAAGGGCCTCCTTCACTTGTTTGGCCATTTGGGCTATGGCCATCGCCGGGGTGGTGCCTCTCCTCCTCAAGGAGCAAACCACCCAGATGCCGGGGCTCAACATAACCACCTGCCATGACGTGCTCAATAAAACCCTTCTTGAAGACTATTATGCCTTTTACTTCTCAGCCTTTTCTGCTGTCTTCTTCTTTGTACCGCTAATCATTTCCACAATCTGTTACGTGTCTATCATTCGATGTCTTAGCTCCTCCGCCGTTGCCAACCGGAGCAAGAAGTCCCGGGCTTTGTTCTTGTCGCTTGCTGTTTTCTGCATCTTCATCATTTGCTTTGGACCCACAAATGTCCTCCTGATTGTGCATTACTCATTCCTTTCTCAAGATTCCATGGCAGAAGCCACCTACTTTGCCTAcctcctgtgtgtctgtgttagCAGCATAAGCTGTTGCATTGATCCCTTGATTTACTATTATGCTTCCTCTGAGTGCCAGAGGTACCTCTACAGTATCCTATGCTGCAAAGAAAGTTCTGATCCCAGCAGCTATAACAGCAGTGGTCAGTTGATGGCAAGTAAAGTGGATACTTGCTCTAGTAACCTCAGTAATAGCATATACAAAAAGCTCTTAACTTAG